The genomic stretch GCCGTGCGAGAGCGCCTTGGATTCATAGCGCTCCCTGTCGGGCCGATGGCCCTCCACGCCTCTTGTACGCTCCTGCAGCGATTCAAACATTCGTTTTCCTTTTCCCTGGCACCCGGATGGTGCCCGAGAGGTAATGCGTTCGCGCCAACTGTCCAATCAAAAGCAAAGCCCAAAACCAAAAAGCACCCGGGGGCGCATTGCGCTGCCGGGTGTTGGCCTCCAGGATCTTTTTACAGCACCCGCCTCAAAGAGGCTTCGGCGTCCTGGTCGGCTTGCTCGGAGGGATACTCGTCGCGGAATTCGAGGCGTGTAGACAGGAAATCGGCCGCAGAGTCAAGACAAGGCCACACGGCAAGGCCTGCCGCAGCTATCTCAGTGGTTTGCCGCCTGCCGGTTTTGCAGACAAGCGAGCGGCCACCTTGTGGCTATTCCCTCAGCTGGCCGGCTCGGCTGTGATCTTCACCCCGAGCGCCTTGGTGACGCCCAGCAACGTGGACAGGAACCCGTGGCAATCAAGCCTCGAGGCTGATCACTCACGCCAATCACAGAAGATGGTGTGCATAGCATAGCGATCGACGGGAAGAGGAAGGCGCCGACTTTGGTGATCGGCGCCTTCCAATCCGCTATTGTCGCCGCGCTTCGCGACGGCATCCGCCTTCCATCAACGCACCACGTACATGATGCGCCGCGTCTGCGGGTCGATCAGCGCCGGCTGACCGTTCACATAGACATAGCGGTAGTTGTAATCGGGAATTTCGCGCAGCTCGACCGTGTCCGGCAGGGTCGCGCCGGTCACCACCTCGCCGTCGAGATAGACGGGGTCGAGGCGATGCGTATCGACATAGGTGCGCACTTGGGCCGGAGGCGGCGGAAAGGCGTCCTCGGCCGGCTCGCCGGCGACGATCGCCCCGGTATAGTCGGTCGAATAATTGCCGATGTCTTCCGGCGGTGAGACGATCGCCACGCTGGAGCCGTGCGGGCGCTGCGTCAGGATCACGCGGCTGCCGCTGAAATCGGCCGTCACATAGTCGGAATAGACCCAGCCCTGGCCGCCGGCTTCGGCGATCGTGCACCATTTGCTGTTTTCGATGCAGCCGTTGAGCGTTGCCGACTGACCGGCGGCGAGCACGCCGATGACAGGATATTGCGGACCGGGCCCGGCGCGCACGTTGAGATCGGTGACGGCCGAGACGGCGGTGTCGGCAAAGGCGGCGCCCGACATCACGGTCATCATCCCGGCGATTGCGGGAAACAATAGGGATTTCATGGTTCTCTCCGTTTTCATGGTCCCTCGGCGGTGAAAACGGGGCAACGGCGCATGCGTTCCGGCTAAAACGCCCGCGCTAACTCACGATTTATTCCGGCGTCTTTCGGCAGGCCGGTCAAAAGCTCGTGAACGAAGGTCAGTTTTCGCGC from Mesorhizobium sp. 113-3-3 encodes the following:
- a CDS encoding DUF1236 domain-containing protein → MKSLLFPAIAGMMTVMSGAAFADTAVSAVTDLNVRAGPGPQYPVIGVLAAGQSATLNGCIENSKWCTIAEAGGQGWVYSDYVTADFSGSRVILTQRPHGSSVAIVSPPEDIGNYSTDYTGAIVAGEPAEDAFPPPPAQVRTYVDTHRLDPVYLDGEVVTGATLPDTVELREIPDYNYRYVYVNGQPALIDPQTRRIMYVVR